The proteins below come from a single Candidatus Bathyarchaeota archaeon genomic window:
- the prs gene encoding ribose-phosphate diphosphokinase, which produces MKIISGPASKPLAEAVSAQTGFPNVPVVSKIFPDGESYVRLDGDVAGEEVVIIQTTCPPMQDSRLFQLSFLADCARRAGAAKVTAAVPYLAYARQDKMFLSGEGISVETIARMLKAAGIDELLTVNIHSEHSLSQFPFPARTVSAIPLIADYFVKKGHRGAYALSPDKGAMYIAQQAQSVLGGDAGHLNKTRDRYTGQTVQTAEGLNVKGQTVIILDDIISTGGTIVGAAKILRENGASHVFCGCVHGLLIGDAEKRILDAGVEEIVGTDSVPGAISKVSLAPLLSQELKGTR; this is translated from the coding sequence CCAAACCCTTAGCAGAGGCAGTTTCAGCCCAAACAGGCTTCCCAAACGTCCCCGTGGTATCCAAGATTTTCCCCGACGGCGAATCCTACGTGCGCCTCGACGGCGACGTAGCGGGCGAAGAAGTCGTCATCATCCAAACCACCTGCCCCCCCATGCAGGACAGCAGATTATTCCAGCTATCGTTTCTGGCGGATTGTGCCAGACGCGCGGGCGCAGCCAAAGTCACCGCCGCCGTGCCCTACCTTGCCTACGCGCGGCAAGACAAAATGTTCCTCTCCGGCGAGGGCATAAGCGTGGAAACCATCGCGCGGATGCTTAAAGCCGCAGGCATCGATGAACTCCTCACCGTCAACATCCACTCCGAGCACTCACTCTCGCAGTTTCCCTTCCCAGCGCGCACCGTCAGCGCCATCCCACTCATCGCCGACTACTTCGTCAAGAAAGGCCACCGCGGCGCATACGCGCTATCCCCCGATAAGGGCGCCATGTACATCGCGCAGCAGGCGCAATCTGTGTTGGGCGGCGACGCGGGGCACCTTAACAAGACCCGGGACCGCTACACGGGGCAAACCGTGCAGACCGCCGAGGGCCTAAACGTGAAGGGCCAAACCGTCATTATCCTCGACGACATCATCAGCACCGGCGGCACCATCGTGGGAGCAGCCAAAATCCTGCGCGAAAACGGCGCCTCCCATGTGTTCTGCGGCTGCGTACACGGGCTGCTCATCGGCGACGCGGAGAAACGCATCCTCGACGCGGGCGTGGAGGAAATCGTGGGCACCGACAGCGTGCCGGGCGCAATCAGCAAGGTGTCGCTGGCGCCGCTTCTTAGCCAAGAACTCAAAGGGACACGTTAG